In the genome of Cupriavidus malaysiensis, one region contains:
- a CDS encoding SDR family NAD(P)-dependent oxidoreductase, which produces MSLPVATLVTGGSSGIGRAICEMLLADGVTQVVNVDYAEPGWSHPNMTFFQADLTDAAATRAVGEQVTQRFAVTRLVNNAGATRPGTIDSATLDDLDYVVGLHLQASMLLIQACLPAMRAAGFGRIVQMASRAALGKTERVVYSATKAGMIGMARTLAMELGGDGITVNSVAPGPIATELFRRSNPEGSERTRRILASIAVKRMGTPEDVARAAMFFLSPENGFVTGQVLYVCGGTTLGVAPV; this is translated from the coding sequence ATGTCCCTTCCCGTTGCCACGCTGGTCACCGGCGGCAGTTCCGGAATCGGCCGCGCCATCTGCGAGATGCTGCTCGCCGACGGCGTGACGCAAGTGGTCAATGTCGACTATGCCGAGCCCGGCTGGTCGCACCCGAACATGACCTTCTTCCAGGCGGACCTGACCGACGCCGCGGCCACGCGCGCGGTCGGCGAGCAGGTCACGCAGCGCTTTGCCGTGACCCGCCTGGTCAACAACGCGGGCGCGACCCGCCCCGGCACCATCGACAGCGCCACGCTGGACGACCTCGACTACGTGGTGGGCTTGCACCTGCAGGCCAGCATGCTGCTGATCCAGGCCTGCCTGCCGGCCATGCGCGCGGCAGGTTTCGGCCGCATCGTGCAGATGGCCTCGCGCGCGGCGCTGGGTAAGACCGAGCGCGTGGTCTACTCGGCCACCAAGGCCGGCATGATCGGCATGGCGCGCACCCTGGCCATGGAACTCGGCGGCGACGGCATCACCGTCAACTCCGTGGCGCCGGGCCCGATCGCCACCGAGCTGTTCCGCCGCAGCAACCCGGAGGGCAGCGAGCGCACCCGGCGCATTCTTGCCAGCATCGCGGTCAAGCGCATGGGAACGCCGGAAGACGTGGCGCGCGCCGCCATGTTCTTCCTGTCGCCAGAAAACGGCTTCGTCACCGGACAGGTTCTCTATGTCTGCGGCGGAACCACGCTGGGCGTGGCGCCCGTCTGA
- a CDS encoding Bug family tripartite tricarboxylate transporter substrate binding protein, whose amino-acid sequence MSFASHTSSARRRLLAAGVALAAGFAGFAGVAGSAFAQGGYPTKPITMIVPFSAGGTTDILARIVGLQLSKVLGQPVVIDNRPGAGGNIGAALAAKAPGDGYTLFMGTIGTHAINQSLYAKLPYDPVKDFAPITRVAMVPNVVVVNPKVPVQNVKELIAYVKANPDKLSFGSSGSGSSMHLSGELFNSMTGLHIQHIPYKGSAPAVNDLLGNQIGLMFDNLPSSYPHIKAGQLRALAVTSAKRSPALPNVPTVAEAGVPGYEATSWFALYATGGTPQPIVDRLNAEVVKILQKPEVQKQLAEQGAEAHPEKPADLANFMKSETAKWSKVVKSSGATVG is encoded by the coding sequence ATGAGTTTCGCCTCTCACACTTCGTCGGCGCGCCGCCGCCTGCTGGCTGCCGGCGTGGCGCTCGCGGCCGGCTTTGCCGGATTCGCCGGCGTGGCCGGCTCGGCCTTCGCGCAGGGCGGCTATCCGACCAAGCCGATCACCATGATCGTGCCGTTCTCGGCGGGCGGCACCACCGACATCCTGGCCCGCATCGTCGGCCTGCAACTGAGCAAGGTGCTCGGCCAGCCGGTGGTGATCGACAACCGGCCGGGCGCCGGCGGCAATATCGGCGCGGCGCTGGCTGCCAAGGCGCCGGGCGATGGCTATACCCTGTTCATGGGCACCATCGGCACCCACGCGATCAACCAGTCGCTGTACGCCAAGCTGCCGTACGACCCGGTCAAGGACTTCGCGCCGATCACCCGCGTGGCCATGGTGCCCAATGTGGTGGTGGTCAATCCCAAGGTGCCGGTGCAGAACGTCAAGGAACTGATCGCCTACGTCAAGGCGAACCCGGACAAGCTGTCCTTCGGCTCCTCGGGCAGCGGTTCGTCGATGCATCTGTCGGGCGAACTGTTCAACTCGATGACCGGCCTGCACATCCAGCACATTCCGTACAAGGGCAGCGCCCCCGCGGTGAACGACCTGCTGGGCAACCAGATCGGCCTGATGTTCGATAACCTGCCTTCGTCCTATCCGCACATCAAGGCAGGCCAGCTGCGCGCGCTCGCCGTGACCTCGGCCAAGCGCTCGCCGGCACTGCCCAATGTGCCGACCGTGGCCGAGGCCGGCGTGCCGGGCTACGAGGCGACCTCATGGTTCGCGCTGTACGCGACCGGCGGCACGCCGCAGCCGATCGTCGACCGCCTGAACGCCGAAGTGGTCAAGATCCTGCAGAAGCCGGAAGTGCAGAAGCAACTCGCCGAACAGGGCGCGGAAGCGCATCCGGAGAAGCCGGCCGACCTGGCGAACTTCATGAAGTCCGAGACCGCCAAGTGGTCCAAGGTGGTCAAGTCCTCCGGCGCCACCGTGGGCTGA
- a CDS encoding tyrosine-type recombinase/integrase, protein MSTNSGVDRTQPALFDADLAAWRSQPERAFDGWLASHGFGQATAVVYRAMWGKLLRWSGERGLAPLSWSAQQIGEFLDAQQLHKHHRYRYARLIERVFHHLSALQQGLHNPATQAVRARLADGENDPMAFLLPAERDCLISQLAAACAGPEAQGEYSPTQWKRARDLALLAVLLGAGLKVGQVRALGLDQFTDGLQAVRMVRPDNGRAYEAPLLAFARPALAAWLAVRASGGALGSLVFPATPDGRAMHAASVYRRIERLLGQAGVLDGRSERASPQTLRNTYGALHFDAGAGPAAVAQYLGMRDLESGWRLRAAYEAWMARSGQMTDHDAPAASA, encoded by the coding sequence GTGAGCACAAACTCTGGTGTCGACCGGACACAGCCGGCCCTCTTCGATGCCGACCTGGCGGCCTGGCGCAGCCAGCCGGAGCGCGCCTTCGATGGCTGGCTGGCCAGCCATGGCTTCGGCCAGGCGACCGCCGTCGTCTATCGGGCGATGTGGGGCAAGCTGCTGCGCTGGTCCGGCGAGCGGGGGCTGGCGCCGCTGAGCTGGTCTGCACAGCAGATCGGCGAATTCCTCGATGCCCAGCAACTGCACAAGCACCATCGCTACCGCTACGCGCGCCTGATAGAGCGGGTCTTCCATCACCTGTCCGCCTTGCAGCAAGGCCTGCACAATCCGGCCACCCAGGCGGTGCGGGCCCGCCTGGCCGATGGCGAAAACGATCCGATGGCCTTCCTGCTGCCGGCGGAGCGGGATTGCCTGATCTCGCAACTGGCCGCGGCCTGCGCCGGGCCCGAAGCACAAGGTGAGTACTCGCCCACGCAGTGGAAGCGCGCGCGCGACCTGGCCTTGCTGGCGGTGTTGCTGGGCGCCGGCCTGAAGGTCGGCCAGGTGCGCGCACTGGGTCTCGACCAGTTCACCGACGGGCTGCAGGCGGTGCGCATGGTGAGGCCGGACAATGGGCGTGCCTATGAGGCCCCCCTGTTGGCCTTCGCGCGGCCCGCCTTGGCAGCCTGGCTGGCGGTGCGCGCCAGCGGCGGCGCGCTGGGTTCGCTGGTCTTCCCCGCCACGCCCGATGGACGGGCCATGCATGCGGCGTCCGTGTATCGCCGCATCGAGCGCCTGCTCGGGCAGGCCGGGGTGCTGGACGGGCGCAGCGAACGCGCCTCGCCCCAGACCTTGCGCAACACCTATGGCGCCCTGCATTTCGATGCCGGCGCCGGACCGGCGGCGGTGGCGCAGTATCTCGGCATGCGCGACCTGGAGTCGGGCTGGCGCCTGCGCGCCGCGTATGAAGCGTGGATGGCGCGCAGCGGGCAGATGACCGACCACGATGCACCCGCGGCATCGGCCTGA
- the galE gene encoding UDP-glucose 4-epimerase GalE: MSETLLLTGATGYIGSHTWVALLEAGYQVIGLDNLCNSSRVVVDRIAAITGQAPRFVEGDVRDDSLLRQLFAENEISGAIHFAALKAVGESVAQPLAYYGNNLEGLVTLCSVMGEAGVKQLVFSSSATVYGNPHAVPILEDFPLSATNPYGQTKLMGEQILRDLERSDPAWRIAYLRYFNPVGAHESGQIGEDPGGIPNNLMPYVAQVAGGRREKLMVFGGDYPTVDGTGVRDYIHVCDLADGHLAALEYLRRAGAGLTVNLGTGRGYSVLEVVKAYEAASGRTVPYEIVARRPGDIAACYADPSLAGDLLGWRARHDIERMCADSWRWQSMNPLGFAGA; the protein is encoded by the coding sequence ATGTCTGAAACCTTGTTGTTGACCGGCGCGACCGGATACATCGGCTCGCACACCTGGGTCGCGCTGCTGGAGGCCGGCTATCAGGTGATCGGCCTGGACAATCTGTGCAACAGCAGCCGGGTCGTGGTGGACCGTATCGCCGCCATCACCGGACAGGCACCCCGCTTCGTCGAGGGCGATGTGCGTGACGACTCACTATTGCGCCAACTATTCGCAGAGAACGAGATCAGCGGGGCGATCCACTTCGCCGCGCTGAAGGCGGTGGGCGAATCGGTGGCCCAGCCGCTGGCCTACTACGGCAACAATCTCGAGGGCCTCGTGACGCTGTGTTCGGTCATGGGCGAGGCCGGCGTCAAGCAACTGGTGTTCAGTTCCTCGGCGACGGTCTATGGCAATCCCCATGCGGTGCCGATCCTGGAGGATTTTCCGCTGTCGGCCACCAACCCCTATGGCCAGACCAAACTGATGGGCGAACAGATCCTGCGCGACCTGGAGCGCTCCGATCCTGCCTGGCGCATCGCCTACCTGCGCTATTTCAATCCGGTCGGTGCGCATGAAAGCGGGCAGATCGGGGAAGATCCGGGTGGAATTCCCAACAATCTGATGCCCTATGTCGCGCAGGTGGCAGGCGGGCGCCGCGAGAAACTGATGGTTTTCGGCGGTGATTATCCGACGGTCGACGGCACGGGCGTGCGCGACTATATACACGTTTGCGACCTGGCGGACGGCCATCTTGCCGCCCTGGAATATCTGCGCCGCGCGGGTGCTGGCCTGACCGTCAATCTGGGGACCGGACGCGGCTACAGCGTACTGGAGGTGGTCAAGGCCTACGAGGCAGCCAGCGGGCGGACCGTTCCTTACGAGATCGTCGCGCGTCGGCCGGGCGATATTGCGGCCTGCTATGCCGATCCGTCATTGGCGGGAGATTTGCTGGGGTGGCGTGCGCGCCATGATATCGAGCGGATGTGTGCCGACTCGTGGCGCTGGCAGTCGATGAATCCGCTCGGGTTTGCCGGCGCCTGA
- a CDS encoding H-NS family nucleoid-associated regulatory protein has product MATYQEIVQQINALQKQAEEIKAREQAAVIADIRQKIEQYGLTADDLGFGAKPVAGKKASRKVPVRYRDNAGNTWTGRGKRPGWLTQALAAGKQVEDFLIR; this is encoded by the coding sequence ATGGCGACATATCAGGAAATCGTTCAGCAGATCAACGCACTGCAGAAGCAAGCAGAGGAAATCAAGGCGCGCGAACAGGCTGCTGTGATCGCTGATATTCGCCAGAAAATCGAGCAATATGGCCTGACCGCCGACGACCTCGGTTTTGGCGCCAAGCCGGTCGCCGGCAAGAAGGCAAGCCGCAAGGTGCCGGTGCGCTATCGCGACAATGCCGGCAACACCTGGACCGGTCGCGGCAAGCGCCCGGGCTGGCTGACCCAGGCCCTGGCCGCCGGCAAGCAGGTCGAGGACTTCCTGATCCGCTGA